From the Rhodopirellula islandica genome, one window contains:
- a CDS encoding 2-oxo acid dehydrogenase subunit E2, protein MTEVKLPELGDGIESGDVLEIFVSVGDTITAGQDIVEMETDKATVPVPSDVGGKVTKISVSEGDTVPIGGVLLEVEAAAGAESAPEPAAPAQPEKKPDPKPEPQAAAPAPEPAAPPAPKPAAPPVAQPVATPAAQAPAVADEPDAPVEGGGSIPAGPAIRRFARETGVNLATVTGTGAGGRITRDDVLAVVRSASQRAAAPAAKPAPAAGKSAPRANVTSGDLPGTPDNDDYGPIRVERMSKIRKTIAAQMHLSWSTVPRVTNFDDADITDLERLRQSSKEDYAAQGLKLTTMPFLVKAVATALRHHPSLNAVIDSENQQVIYKDYVNIGIAVDTDNGLVVPVMHNADQMGIPDTARNIAEMAGKVRGGKFGVNDLRGGSFTISNLGAIGGQYSTPIVNVPEVAILLVGRSRKLPVVMPDDSIQPRLMMPLSLSYDHRLVDGGTAARFLNDVIGYLQAPSRLLLAL, encoded by the coding sequence ATGACTGAAGTCAAACTCCCTGAACTCGGCGACGGCATCGAATCTGGCGATGTCCTCGAAATTTTCGTTTCCGTCGGCGACACGATCACCGCTGGCCAGGACATCGTGGAAATGGAAACGGACAAAGCGACCGTTCCCGTGCCCAGCGATGTGGGTGGCAAGGTCACCAAGATTTCGGTCAGCGAAGGGGACACGGTTCCCATCGGTGGCGTGCTGCTAGAAGTCGAAGCCGCTGCCGGAGCAGAATCGGCTCCCGAACCGGCCGCTCCAGCGCAACCAGAAAAGAAGCCCGACCCCAAACCAGAACCTCAGGCGGCAGCGCCTGCTCCCGAGCCCGCCGCTCCTCCTGCTCCAAAGCCGGCGGCACCGCCCGTTGCTCAACCCGTCGCAACCCCAGCCGCTCAGGCTCCCGCGGTCGCCGATGAACCCGATGCACCAGTCGAGGGCGGTGGATCGATCCCAGCCGGTCCAGCGATTCGTCGCTTCGCTCGCGAGACAGGTGTCAACTTGGCCACCGTCACCGGCACGGGTGCTGGCGGACGCATCACCCGGGACGACGTCTTGGCTGTGGTTCGCTCGGCCAGCCAAAGGGCTGCCGCACCCGCCGCCAAGCCGGCTCCTGCCGCAGGCAAGTCGGCTCCGCGAGCCAACGTCACATCGGGCGATTTGCCCGGCACCCCTGACAATGATGACTACGGCCCCATTCGCGTCGAGCGAATGAGCAAGATCCGGAAAACGATCGCGGCTCAAATGCACTTGTCATGGTCCACCGTTCCACGGGTGACCAACTTCGACGACGCCGACATCACCGATCTCGAACGTCTCCGGCAAAGCAGCAAAGAAGACTACGCGGCTCAAGGTCTGAAACTGACCACGATGCCATTCTTGGTCAAAGCCGTGGCAACCGCTCTTCGTCATCACCCATCGCTCAACGCGGTGATCGATTCCGAGAATCAGCAAGTGATCTACAAGGATTACGTCAACATCGGCATCGCGGTGGATACCGACAACGGCTTGGTCGTTCCCGTGATGCACAACGCTGACCAAATGGGCATTCCTGACACTGCTCGCAACATCGCCGAAATGGCCGGCAAAGTTCGCGGCGGCAAGTTCGGCGTCAACGACCTGCGTGGTGGATCGTTCACGATCAGCAACCTGGGTGCAATTGGTGGCCAGTACAGCACACCCATCGTCAACGTTCCCGAAGTTGCCATCCTGTTGGTTGGCCGTTCACGGAAGTTGCCCGTTGTGATGCCCGACGATTCGATCCAACCTCGTTTGATGATGCCGTTGAGTCTTTCGTACGACCACCGCTTGGTCGACGGAGGAACCGCAGCCCGCTTCCTCAACGATGTGATCGGGTACCTGCAAGCCCCAAGTCGCTTGTTGTTGGCTCTCTGA
- the aceE gene encoding pyruvate dehydrogenase (acetyl-transferring), homodimeric type, which translates to MSESKSVAQAEISQNLGELQHSPDVDVDAAETQEWISSLEYVLQSKGPERVKFLIDQLRDRAAEEGVPLSSDTSTPYVNTIPPHEQPAYPGNRELERRIKSIIRWNAMAMVVRANKRPGGVGGHISTFASSATLYEVAFNHFFQGRGEDGYSGDSIYFQGHASPGMYSRAYLEGRLTDENLDNFRRELAPGGGLSSYPHPWLMPGFWEYPTVSMGLGPIMAIYQARFNEYLNDRGIKNTKGQKVWAFLGDGECDEPETLGAIGLASREKLDNLIFVINCNLQRLDGPVRGNSKIIQELESIFHGAGWNVIKVVWGGEWDELLARDTTGLLAKRMNEVVDGQYQKYTSMPGSYIREHFFGKYPELLELVKHLSDEKLEKIRRGGHDPEKVYAAYKQAHELNNGKPTVILAKTVKGYGLGEAGEGRNVAHNQKKMNEAELLEFRTRFGIPISDEKVGEAPFYKPPANSQEMKYLKERREALGGPVPSRPTEHPKLEIPALDVFQKFVAKRTDNKEVSTTFAAVQMLVAMCRDKSIGKFVVPIVPDESRTFGMEGMFKQFGIYAHAGQLYEPMDSDQVAFYKEAQDGQILEEGITECGSMSSFNAAGTAYSCHGVNMIPFYIYYSMFGFQRIGDSIWAAADMRAKGFLVGGTAGRTTLNGEGLQHQDGHSLLNAIAFPTVRAYDPAFAYEVTVIVHEGLKRMYEEGEECLYYITAENDPYVQPEIPEGCEEGIIKGMYKFKSREVDGAKARVQLFGSGAILNSALKAQEILAEKYNIASDVWSVTSYTLLRREAHAAERWNRLHPTETPRKSYLEETLEGVEGPFISASDYVRALGEQLTPWIPGDYYVLGTDGMGRSETREALRRHFEVDAESITIAALGRLAKAGTFQATDVAQAIKDLDYDPDKIDPYFA; encoded by the coding sequence ATGTCCGAATCCAAATCCGTCGCTCAAGCCGAAATTTCCCAGAACCTCGGCGAATTGCAACACTCGCCGGATGTCGACGTCGACGCCGCCGAGACCCAAGAGTGGATATCATCCCTCGAATATGTCCTTCAGAGCAAAGGTCCCGAACGGGTCAAATTCCTGATCGACCAATTGCGTGACCGAGCCGCCGAAGAAGGCGTGCCGCTTTCCTCGGACACCTCGACACCCTACGTCAACACAATTCCACCTCACGAACAGCCCGCTTACCCCGGCAATCGTGAACTTGAACGCCGCATCAAATCGATCATCCGCTGGAACGCGATGGCCATGGTCGTCCGAGCCAACAAACGGCCCGGTGGCGTCGGCGGGCACATCAGCACCTTCGCCAGCTCCGCGACGCTTTACGAAGTCGCCTTCAATCACTTCTTCCAAGGCCGTGGCGAAGACGGTTACTCCGGTGACTCGATCTACTTCCAAGGTCACGCCTCGCCCGGCATGTACTCACGTGCCTACCTCGAAGGTCGGTTGACCGACGAGAACCTCGACAACTTCCGTCGTGAACTGGCACCCGGTGGCGGACTTTCCAGCTACCCTCACCCGTGGTTGATGCCCGGCTTCTGGGAATACCCGACCGTCTCGATGGGTCTCGGCCCAATCATGGCGATCTACCAAGCCCGTTTCAACGAATACCTCAACGACCGCGGTATCAAGAACACCAAGGGCCAAAAGGTTTGGGCGTTCCTTGGTGACGGCGAATGCGACGAACCAGAAACCCTCGGTGCGATTGGGCTGGCTTCGCGTGAGAAGCTTGACAACTTGATCTTCGTCATCAACTGCAACTTGCAGCGTCTCGATGGCCCGGTTCGCGGCAACAGTAAGATCATTCAAGAACTGGAATCGATCTTCCACGGTGCCGGATGGAACGTCATCAAAGTCGTCTGGGGTGGCGAATGGGACGAACTGCTGGCTCGTGACACGACTGGCCTGCTGGCCAAACGCATGAACGAAGTCGTCGACGGTCAATACCAGAAGTACACCTCGATGCCGGGCAGCTACATTCGCGAGCACTTCTTCGGGAAGTACCCTGAACTGCTTGAGCTGGTCAAACACCTGTCCGACGAGAAGCTCGAAAAGATTCGTCGCGGCGGTCACGACCCCGAAAAGGTCTACGCGGCGTACAAGCAAGCTCACGAGTTGAACAACGGCAAACCAACCGTGATCCTGGCAAAGACCGTCAAGGGTTACGGCTTGGGCGAAGCCGGCGAAGGCCGCAACGTGGCTCACAACCAAAAGAAGATGAACGAAGCGGAACTGCTTGAATTCCGAACTCGCTTCGGCATTCCAATCAGCGACGAAAAAGTCGGCGAGGCCCCGTTCTACAAACCGCCGGCCAACAGCCAAGAGATGAAGTATCTGAAGGAACGCCGGGAAGCTCTCGGTGGCCCAGTGCCAAGCCGTCCGACCGAGCATCCAAAGTTGGAAATCCCAGCCCTGGATGTGTTCCAAAAGTTTGTTGCCAAACGGACGGACAACAAAGAAGTCAGCACCACATTCGCCGCCGTGCAAATGTTGGTCGCGATGTGCCGCGACAAATCGATTGGCAAATTCGTGGTCCCCATCGTGCCGGATGAATCGCGAACGTTTGGCATGGAAGGCATGTTCAAACAGTTCGGCATCTACGCTCACGCGGGCCAACTCTACGAGCCAATGGACTCGGACCAAGTCGCTTTCTACAAGGAAGCTCAAGACGGTCAAATCTTGGAAGAAGGCATCACCGAATGTGGCTCGATGTCCAGCTTCAATGCCGCCGGCACCGCTTACAGCTGCCACGGTGTGAACATGATTCCGTTCTACATCTACTACAGCATGTTCGGTTTCCAACGAATCGGTGACTCGATCTGGGCCGCCGCTGACATGCGAGCCAAGGGCTTCCTCGTGGGTGGTACCGCCGGTCGAACAACGCTCAACGGTGAAGGACTGCAACACCAAGACGGGCACAGCCTGCTCAACGCGATTGCGTTCCCGACCGTGCGTGCGTATGACCCCGCGTTCGCCTACGAAGTCACCGTGATCGTTCACGAAGGCTTGAAGCGAATGTACGAAGAGGGCGAGGAGTGCTTGTACTACATCACCGCCGAAAACGACCCGTACGTTCAACCGGAAATTCCTGAGGGATGCGAAGAAGGCATCATCAAGGGAATGTACAAATTCAAGAGCCGTGAAGTGGACGGGGCCAAGGCACGCGTTCAACTGTTCGGCAGCGGTGCAATCCTGAACAGTGCTTTGAAGGCCCAAGAGATTTTGGCCGAGAAGTACAACATCGCCAGTGATGTTTGGTCGGTGACCAGCTACACGTTGCTGCGTCGCGAAGCACATGCCGCGGAACGCTGGAATCGTTTGCATCCGACTGAAACGCCTCGCAAGAGCTACCTCGAGGAAACGCTTGAAGGCGTCGAAGGCCCGTTCATCTCGGCCAGCGATTACGTGCGTGCTCTCGGCGAACAACTCACGCCTTGGATCCCAGGCGACTACTACGTTCTGGGAACCGACGGCATGGGCCGCAGCGAAACTCGCGAAGCCCTGCGTCGCCACTTCGAAGTCGATGCAGAGTCCATCACCATCGCGGCTTTGGGTCGCCTGGCCAAAGCTGGAACGTTCCAAGCCACCGATGTTGCGCAAGCGATCAAAGATCTGGATTACGATCCCGACAAAATCGATCCTTACTTCGCGTAA
- a CDS encoding beta-agarase — protein sequence MKTIYLSVILGTLLPACVFAQSPDHSPLSDEGVARRAAHTFLFEEFSKGKETTYRGEGDQRNLFETVLSNETIHLSGDVSIELPEGSQRVASLFKYIILRGENLNHLGGIDVAPYSGGGTVERSTQQPNLYRFKLPAMPVPSEGMPPIRIRTQCAEGKTATITQIAFHSQGNLPVQFDDLPYRTLGADQPRVPVQVKIDLQHELSIAGHSDLEREKFFRYYAAPGTCDPSFERWASERNFKPGRQIFKLQPGLVVGYGRGEKLKENPTEPGAADLSFFERHDSSAPKTIPAFEDVDYAMCLNDYPEFMSVEHVGRGTPLIEHFGDAADLAAAHIADQKADGGRTAKWWEVKNESTIKAEWDYHYQKEHDSWELLAQFHNDVAQAVHTKTPTVNVGGPTSAWMQLHVNQFGLYRDQARFMDLTRDHLDFYSHHFYENMGSLGAWERRDKGYSGYLLGRLEATLDMLQAHMEETDNVKPILITECGSLQAGRGAADYWLRLRSYSAFVHKLMNRPHQIDLAVPFVFTNMHWNPNSGNVAFIPTEGASARGPLSDFQPTPVANYFELWRDFDGRRLPVQISGLATVGLNATAVYQGNRLQIALTNMTSRQLSVDLSNFAGDTLNASSIQQRRLRYNDGQVLYEDANSLSDSKAVPVDAEETTVVTFWFDKQIQPTKTLHREFTYAPGTAVTADQTRAFQIEIDDASKIHSAKLIIGVHRNSGLEQAVAGTFNGQSFESHPEWAHQFDQLMAPLEISIPKTWLQNNNQIQIEPQPGLTITSVHLIRDSISEALDSKNSQ from the coding sequence ATGAAAACGATCTATCTGTCTGTGATTCTTGGCACGCTGCTTCCCGCCTGCGTGTTCGCTCAGTCGCCCGACCATAGTCCGCTTAGTGATGAGGGTGTCGCTCGACGCGCCGCTCACACGTTTCTGTTCGAAGAGTTTTCGAAAGGAAAAGAAACGACCTATCGCGGTGAAGGCGACCAACGAAACCTGTTCGAGACGGTCCTCTCCAACGAAACCATTCACCTCAGCGGTGATGTCTCGATTGAATTGCCAGAGGGAAGCCAACGTGTCGCATCGCTATTCAAGTACATCATTCTCCGCGGTGAAAACTTGAATCATCTCGGTGGGATCGATGTCGCTCCCTATTCCGGCGGCGGCACCGTCGAACGCAGCACGCAACAACCCAACCTGTACCGATTCAAGTTGCCCGCAATGCCCGTTCCCAGCGAAGGCATGCCCCCGATTCGAATTCGAACACAGTGCGCCGAAGGCAAAACCGCCACCATCACACAGATCGCCTTCCACTCCCAAGGCAATTTGCCAGTGCAGTTCGACGACCTGCCCTACCGAACATTGGGAGCCGACCAACCGCGGGTTCCGGTCCAAGTCAAAATCGACCTGCAACACGAACTTTCGATCGCTGGTCACTCCGACCTGGAACGCGAAAAGTTCTTTCGCTACTACGCGGCCCCAGGGACGTGCGATCCCAGTTTCGAACGCTGGGCGAGCGAACGCAACTTCAAACCGGGACGCCAGATTTTCAAACTCCAACCTGGATTGGTGGTTGGCTACGGACGCGGTGAGAAGCTCAAAGAAAACCCAACTGAACCAGGTGCCGCTGATTTGAGCTTCTTTGAACGTCATGATTCATCCGCCCCCAAAACGATCCCCGCGTTTGAGGACGTTGATTATGCGATGTGTTTGAACGACTACCCAGAGTTCATGTCCGTCGAACACGTCGGACGCGGCACACCCTTGATCGAACACTTTGGAGACGCGGCCGATCTTGCGGCCGCACACATTGCTGACCAAAAAGCGGACGGTGGACGCACCGCGAAATGGTGGGAAGTCAAAAATGAATCCACGATCAAAGCCGAGTGGGACTACCACTATCAAAAAGAACATGATTCCTGGGAACTGCTCGCCCAATTTCACAACGATGTTGCTCAAGCCGTCCACACGAAAACTCCGACGGTCAATGTGGGTGGCCCCACGTCAGCTTGGATGCAATTGCATGTCAATCAATTTGGACTCTACCGTGACCAAGCCCGGTTCATGGATCTGACTCGAGACCACTTGGATTTCTACTCCCACCACTTCTATGAAAACATGGGTTCGCTCGGAGCCTGGGAACGTCGTGACAAAGGCTACTCGGGTTACCTACTGGGTCGTCTCGAAGCAACACTCGACATGTTGCAGGCCCACATGGAAGAGACCGACAATGTCAAACCGATCCTGATCACGGAGTGTGGCTCGCTGCAAGCTGGGCGTGGAGCAGCGGACTACTGGTTGCGTCTGCGATCGTACAGTGCATTCGTCCACAAGCTGATGAACCGCCCTCATCAGATCGATTTGGCAGTCCCGTTTGTGTTCACCAACATGCACTGGAATCCCAACAGCGGAAACGTTGCTTTCATCCCAACCGAAGGAGCCTCCGCTCGCGGTCCCTTGTCCGATTTCCAGCCCACTCCAGTCGCGAATTACTTCGAACTGTGGCGTGATTTCGATGGCCGCCGACTTCCCGTCCAAATCAGCGGCCTGGCTACTGTGGGTCTGAATGCGACGGCTGTCTATCAAGGCAATCGTCTGCAAATCGCACTGACCAACATGACCAGTCGTCAACTCAGCGTTGACCTGTCCAATTTCGCAGGCGACACACTGAACGCATCGTCCATTCAGCAACGACGTCTGCGATACAACGACGGCCAAGTCCTCTACGAAGACGCAAACTCGTTGTCCGATTCGAAGGCGGTTCCGGTCGACGCGGAGGAGACAACCGTTGTGACGTTCTGGTTTGACAAACAGATCCAACCGACCAAAACGCTTCACCGTGAATTTACTTACGCTCCCGGCACCGCCGTGACTGCCGATCAAACGCGTGCGTTCCAAATCGAAATTGATGACGCATCAAAAATCCATTCGGCGAAGCTGATCATCGGTGTTCATCGCAACAGCGGACTGGAACAAGCCGTTGCCGGAACCTTCAATGGACAGTCTTTTGAGTCTCACCCAGAGTGGGCCCACCAGTTTGACCAACTAATGGCTCCGTTGGAGATTTCAATTCCCAAAACCTGGCTGCAGAACAACAACCAAATCCAAATCGAACCCCAACCCGGACTGACGATCACCTCAGTCCACTTGATTCGCGACAGCATCAGTGAGGCCCTCGATAGCAAAAACAGTCAATGA
- a CDS encoding dCTP deaminase translates to MILSGQDIQQRLGNDIVIDPFDPSRLSPNSYNLTLHDELLVYEEVVLDAASPNRYRRLPIPKEGLTLQPGTLYLGRTVEHTETHGLVPIVQGRSSLGRLGLFLNPGGSLGHAGYRGTWTLELHCVQPVRIYPNIQICQITYWEISGDSPEEASEKYQNSHDIQPSLMHRELGFDDRDTQLELGFDEAIQSLP, encoded by the coding sequence ATGATCCTTTCCGGTCAAGACATCCAACAGCGATTGGGCAACGACATCGTGATCGATCCGTTTGATCCGTCCCGCTTGTCGCCTAACAGCTACAACCTAACGCTTCACGATGAGTTGCTGGTTTACGAAGAAGTCGTGCTGGATGCCGCTTCTCCCAATCGGTATCGCCGCCTGCCCATTCCCAAAGAGGGCCTGACGTTGCAACCCGGAACGTTGTATTTGGGCCGAACGGTCGAGCACACCGAAACGCACGGGTTGGTGCCCATCGTCCAGGGCAGATCCTCCCTTGGACGCCTGGGGTTGTTCCTGAATCCTGGCGGCAGCCTCGGGCACGCGGGTTATCGCGGCACTTGGACCCTCGAATTGCACTGTGTTCAGCCGGTCCGGATCTACCCAAACATTCAGATTTGCCAAATCACGTACTGGGAAATCAGCGGCGACAGCCCCGAAGAAGCCAGCGAGAAATACCAAAACAGCCACGACATTCAGCCCTCGCTGATGCACCGCGAACTTGGATTTGACGATCGTGACACGCAGCTTGAGTTGGGGTTTGATGAAGCGATTCAGAGCCTTCCGTGA
- a CDS encoding MGMT family protein, which yields MTSESPKSPEWTEREPESDPMRTAFVAAIEALRPGEVVSYGDVAARAGYPRRHRAVGQLLGASSDALPWWRVVYNDGRLPPVNPSLQEQRLLEEGVIMKRLRVLKSPLGRFAPALQSELVDPAQDL from the coding sequence ATGACTTCTGAGTCGCCCAAATCGCCGGAATGGACCGAACGAGAACCGGAGTCCGATCCCATGCGAACCGCCTTTGTCGCCGCCATCGAGGCACTGCGACCGGGGGAGGTGGTCAGCTACGGCGATGTCGCCGCGCGAGCAGGCTATCCGCGCCGCCACCGAGCGGTGGGGCAATTGCTCGGAGCATCCTCTGATGCGTTGCCTTGGTGGCGAGTGGTCTACAACGACGGCAGGTTGCCGCCGGTCAACCCTTCCTTGCAAGAACAACGCTTGTTGGAAGAGGGCGTGATCATGAAACGCTTGCGAGTCCTGAAGTCGCCGCTGGGGAGGTTTGCACCTGCTCTCCAAAGCGAGTTGGTGGATCCGGCCCAAGACCTCTGA
- a CDS encoding SidA/IucD/PvdA family monooxygenase produces the protein MSEHASPVPVGSQVAVPKPKPRLAIVGCGSSGLVTLKNARDQLPDWEIVCFEKSDRITGCWGNPSPGFVSTSTKYTTQFACFPLFDDSVSGDGVSDFRDFFCDGEYGDYLESFATAFSLHSSIRCKTRVDQIRYVEASNEWQLKTRGLEPDDSPQRIEIFQAVIICTGLAARARTIPPSRAQSANQASLRSETPRLLNNAQQIDEIENQTVVVIGGGESAVDFADRLSRPERNNRVFLSLKSGIRVSPRYHPIHGVPSDFLRNRLMLSIHPDLRNWIGERFVKARIRYADAFRRWFPTHKASPSQQDEPQSDRERKKNDWAMRLTRAAKDDLFNMFHNKSDRFLDSVADDRICIVGPAADSLDTYFDFERERTRKLCPDVVVPAIGYESCLEALSDSEIQLSDFYLGCCHRRFRNLFLVGFARPIIGNVPTISEMQAKFAVKLLSGDCSLPIDFARQHDRDTSNQRMRFGKLNLAAIYPVEMIPYCDRLSRLMGDYPSLKRCGSLGAWFRVQLATSTTMHYELDDRSTRSRLSQAKVLMPPLFIVLLLMLKPVDWSYRLLTWRRRAPKKV, from the coding sequence ATGAGCGAACACGCGTCGCCTGTACCGGTCGGTTCGCAGGTTGCCGTTCCGAAACCGAAACCGCGTTTGGCAATCGTCGGTTGCGGGAGCAGCGGATTGGTGACGCTGAAGAATGCACGCGATCAATTGCCTGATTGGGAGATCGTGTGCTTCGAAAAATCAGATCGAATCACGGGTTGTTGGGGCAATCCTTCTCCGGGATTTGTTTCGACCTCGACCAAGTACACGACGCAGTTTGCGTGTTTTCCCTTGTTCGATGACAGTGTCTCAGGTGACGGCGTGTCCGATTTCCGTGACTTCTTTTGCGACGGGGAGTACGGCGACTACCTGGAATCCTTCGCGACCGCGTTCTCACTTCATTCGTCCATTCGGTGCAAAACGCGGGTCGACCAAATCCGCTACGTCGAAGCGTCGAATGAGTGGCAACTGAAAACCCGCGGCCTCGAACCCGACGACAGCCCCCAACGAATCGAGATCTTTCAGGCGGTGATCATCTGCACGGGATTGGCAGCCCGAGCACGGACCATTCCGCCGTCCCGTGCCCAGTCGGCCAACCAAGCCAGCCTCCGTTCCGAAACACCGCGATTGCTAAACAATGCCCAACAGATCGATGAGATCGAGAATCAAACCGTCGTCGTGATTGGCGGTGGAGAATCAGCGGTTGATTTCGCCGATCGATTGTCTCGCCCCGAGCGGAACAATCGAGTCTTCCTCTCGCTGAAGTCGGGCATTCGGGTGAGCCCCCGCTACCACCCCATCCACGGCGTCCCTTCGGACTTTTTGCGCAATCGCCTGATGCTTTCAATCCATCCCGACCTACGCAATTGGATCGGGGAACGATTCGTGAAGGCACGCATTCGATACGCAGATGCATTTCGTCGATGGTTCCCGACCCACAAGGCCTCGCCATCCCAACAAGATGAGCCACAAAGCGATCGCGAGCGGAAGAAAAACGATTGGGCGATGCGACTGACGCGGGCCGCCAAGGATGACTTGTTCAATATGTTTCATAACAAGAGCGACCGCTTTCTCGACTCGGTCGCCGATGATCGCATTTGCATCGTTGGCCCCGCAGCAGATTCACTGGACACCTACTTCGATTTCGAACGCGAAAGGACACGGAAACTTTGTCCGGATGTCGTCGTCCCCGCGATCGGATACGAATCCTGCTTGGAAGCCCTCTCGGATTCAGAGATCCAACTGAGCGACTTCTACCTTGGCTGTTGCCATCGCAGATTCCGGAACCTCTTTTTGGTTGGGTTTGCCCGCCCCATCATCGGCAACGTCCCCACGATCAGCGAGATGCAAGCGAAGTTCGCTGTCAAACTGCTCTCAGGAGATTGTTCCCTGCCAATTGATTTTGCACGTCAGCATGATCGAGACACAAGCAATCAGCGGATGCGTTTTGGCAAACTCAATCTGGCAGCAATCTATCCCGTCGAGATGATTCCTTATTGTGACCGGCTTTCAAGACTCATGGGCGACTACCCCAGCCTCAAACGGTGTGGTTCACTCGGGGCCTGGTTCCGGGTCCAGTTGGCCACCTCAACCACGATGCACTATGAGCTTGATGATCGCTCCACTCGATCACGTTTGAGCCAGGCAAAGGTGTTGATGCCACCTCTCTTCATCGTCCTGTTGCTGATGCTCAAGCCAGTTGATTGGTCGTATCGTTTGCTGACGTGGCGAAGAAGAGCTCCAAAGAAAGTTTGA
- a CDS encoding LON peptidase substrate-binding domain-containing protein, with translation MSFDSITGVTSLPDDFDGLVRLFPFPGMVLFPHAMQPLHVFEPRYVDMLQEALSTDHLITMATLTNSQGSVVLDDTANLKLPLNMLPPISPTVCVGKIISHAELEGDRHNILVVGIRRATVRHELDTGRSFRTARVDLIDDFYLPAGTQKRADLKKRLLEAFGKIIPVSEGSQKSLHDLMAGQMGVGPITDIIAYTLPFDPDEKIKLLAMSDVDQRAETLIRMIQRGGLNLQSVSVEEGNVDLAESSGSRKEFPPPFSVN, from the coding sequence ATGAGTTTTGATTCGATCACGGGTGTGACCAGTCTGCCGGATGATTTCGACGGGCTGGTCCGGTTGTTTCCGTTTCCGGGAATGGTTTTGTTCCCTCACGCGATGCAGCCTCTGCACGTGTTCGAACCTCGATACGTCGACATGCTGCAAGAAGCCTTGTCGACGGATCACCTGATCACGATGGCGACGCTGACCAATTCTCAGGGCAGCGTGGTGTTGGATGACACGGCGAACCTGAAGTTGCCGTTGAATATGTTGCCTCCGATTTCGCCGACCGTGTGTGTCGGCAAGATCATTTCGCACGCGGAACTCGAAGGCGATCGACACAACATTTTGGTGGTGGGGATCCGCCGCGCCACGGTGCGTCATGAACTGGACACCGGGCGTTCGTTCCGGACGGCCCGTGTCGATCTGATTGACGACTTCTATCTGCCCGCCGGAACACAAAAACGGGCCGATCTGAAGAAGCGGTTGCTCGAGGCCTTCGGAAAGATCATTCCCGTCAGCGAAGGTTCCCAAAAGTCCCTGCATGATTTGATGGCTGGGCAAATGGGGGTCGGGCCGATCACCGACATCATCGCTTACACGTTGCCGTTTGATCCCGATGAAAAGATCAAGCTGCTGGCAATGTCCGATGTGGATCAACGAGCCGAAACACTGATTCGAATGATCCAGCGGGGCGGTTTGAACCTGCAGTCCGTCAGCGTGGAAGAAGGCAACGTCGACTTGGCAGAGTCGTCTGGATCCCGAAAAGAGTTTCCGCCCCCATTCAGTGTGAACTGA
- a CDS encoding Bax inhibitor-1/YccA family protein — MNPYSSGVDGAAYGNAAIYADETDRIAFIRRTYAHLSGAVFAFLALEVVLFTMVPAATMDMMVQRMTGGYGWLLVLGAFMAVSWMARSWASSGQSRGLQYAGLGLYVVAQAVIMLPLMYIAIRVMGQPQIPILAGIITTLTFAGLTGFVMLTRVDLASWGTYLFVAGLVAMGVVVCGVFFGFSLGLFFSAAMVALACGYILYDTSNVLHHYDTRQYVAASLALFASVALLFYYVLRILIAFSSND; from the coding sequence ATGAATCCTTACTCTTCCGGCGTGGATGGTGCCGCCTACGGCAACGCAGCGATCTACGCAGATGAGACCGATCGAATTGCGTTCATTCGCCGCACCTACGCTCACCTTTCAGGAGCGGTCTTCGCTTTCTTGGCGTTGGAAGTCGTGCTGTTCACGATGGTTCCTGCCGCGACCATGGACATGATGGTCCAGCGGATGACGGGCGGATACGGTTGGCTGTTGGTGCTGGGCGCCTTCATGGCCGTCAGTTGGATGGCTCGTTCTTGGGCCAGCAGCGGACAATCTCGCGGTCTGCAGTACGCCGGGTTGGGACTGTACGTCGTCGCCCAAGCCGTGATCATGCTTCCGCTCATGTACATCGCCATTCGCGTCATGGGGCAACCTCAGATCCCGATTTTGGCAGGGATCATCACCACGCTCACTTTCGCCGGGCTGACCGGGTTCGTGATGCTCACGCGAGTCGACTTGGCATCGTGGGGCACTTATTTGTTCGTGGCCGGATTGGTCGCGATGGGCGTCGTCGTCTGTGGCGTTTTCTTTGGTTTCTCATTGGGGCTGTTCTTCAGCGCCGCGATGGTGGCCTTGGCATGCGGCTACATTCTGTATGACACCTCCAATGTTTTGCACCACTACGACACGCGTCAGTACGTCGCCGCGTCCTTGGCGTTGTTTGCTTCGGTCGCGTTGTTGTTCTACTACGTGCTGCGAATCCTGATTGCCTTCTCCAGCAACGACTGA